The window TCCTGGCCCCGTTCGGCGTTCCCCTGGTCTGGGCTGCGGTCATCGGGATCGCCACGTTCCCCCTCTACGAGCGTCTCCTCCTCCGGTTCCATGGGCGAGACTGGCTGGCATCCGCGGTCATGACCGTCCTCGTCATCCTGGTCTTCGTCCTTCCCATGGCCGGCCTCGTCGCCCTCCTGATCGGGGAGGCCGCCGACGCCTACAACTTCCTCGAGGCGGCCGGCGTGGGCAAGGGGGTGCTCCTGGAGAAACTCGCCATCCACCCGTCCGTCACTCCCTGGATCGCCCGGGCGGAGCGGATCCTGGAACCCCTCGGCGTCGACGTCACCACAAGCCTGCTCCCCGCGGCGAAACAGGCGATCGGCTCGCTCCTGGGCATCGCGACCGACGTCGCGAAGAACGTCCTCATCTCCCTCCTCTACATCGTCGTGATGCTCGTCGTCCTCCTCTTCATCTACAAGGATGGCGGGCGCCTCGAGAGGGAGTTCTGGGATGTGATGCCTCTCCGCGATCCCGACAAGGCGGTCCTCAGGGAGAAGCTGTCCAGGGTCCTCAAGGCCGGCGTCGTCGGCATCCTCGGGACCTGCCTTGTCCAGGGCCTCCTTGGAGGGATCGGATTCCGGATCGCAGGCCTTCCGTCCCCTGTCCTCTTCGGCAGCCTCATGGCGGTCGCATCCCTGGTCCCCTTCGTGGGAACGGCCATGATCTGGCTCCCGGGGGCGATCTACCTGCTCCTGGCGGGGAATACCGCGAAAGGGATCTTCCTGCTCGTCTGGGGAACCTTCGCCATCGGCAGCGCCGACAACATCGTCCGCCCGCTTC is drawn from bacterium and contains these coding sequences:
- a CDS encoding AI-2E family transporter, which translates into the protein MDRSVFWALIAYTFALLFLYLLYLILAPFGVPLVWAAVIGIATFPLYERLLLRFHGRDWLASAVMTVLVILVFVLPMAGLVALLIGEAADAYNFLEAAGVGKGVLLEKLAIHPSVTPWIARAERILEPLGVDVTTSLLPAAKQAIGSLLGIATDVAKNVLISLLYIVVMLVVLLFIYKDGGRLEREFWDVMPLRDPDKAVLREKLSRVLKAGVVGILGTCLVQGLLGGIGFRIAGLPSPVLFGSLMAVASLVPFVGTAMIWLPGAIYLLLAGNTAKGIFLLVWGTFAIGSADNIVRPLLIGGKGEMPVSVMALGAIGGFAAFGLMGVVVGPVLLSLFLSLFEIYKAGAFGAPEPVPPSAGPGNDGGSPA